A genomic window from Natrinema sp. HArc-T2 includes:
- a CDS encoding acyl-CoA thioesterase, which translates to MSEEFTVEIPVQYRDLDPQGHVNNAVYVSYLETARVDYLEAMADMAAEDISFVVASLEIDYERPITKADDPTVALWITYLGESSCTMEYEIRVDGTVTATAETTMVHVDPETGRATPLPDELRARMEPSETVDQSS; encoded by the coding sequence ATGAGCGAGGAGTTCACCGTCGAGATTCCGGTCCAGTATCGCGACCTCGACCCGCAGGGCCACGTCAATAACGCCGTCTACGTAAGCTACCTCGAGACCGCCCGTGTCGACTATCTGGAAGCCATGGCCGATATGGCGGCAGAAGACATCTCGTTCGTCGTCGCGAGCCTCGAGATCGACTACGAGCGCCCGATTACGAAAGCAGACGATCCGACGGTCGCGCTCTGGATCACTTACCTCGGCGAATCCAGTTGCACGATGGAGTACGAGATCAGGGTCGACGGGACCGTCACCGCGACTGCCGAAACGACGATGGTCCACGTCGATCCCGAGACGGGTCGGGCGACGCCGCTGCCCGACGAGCTGCGAGCGCGGATGGAGCCGTCTGAGACCGTCGATCAGTCGTCATAA
- a CDS encoding class I SAM-dependent methyltransferase, whose product MATESQEFYGRWARLYDLVARRTPGIARLRRRAAAACRLEPGDTVVEMGCGTGANLPFLHEQVGPEGTVIGIDFTRPVLERARAATADDDNVHVLQGDATQPPLGADALTAVDGDIDAVLATFVVGMLADPGSAVDDWCDLVGPDGTVVLANAAPSHEWYAPPVNAVFRAIVVLSTPPTAKLRYENDPHRRLERKIDAAHTRLRERAVAVADETHVFGVVRLTGGRLE is encoded by the coding sequence ATGGCGACGGAATCACAGGAGTTCTACGGCCGCTGGGCACGACTCTACGATCTGGTCGCACGCCGAACGCCCGGAATCGCACGGCTCCGCCGGCGAGCGGCCGCCGCCTGTCGGCTCGAGCCCGGCGATACCGTCGTCGAAATGGGCTGTGGCACGGGGGCGAACCTTCCCTTCCTTCACGAACAGGTCGGCCCCGAGGGGACCGTGATCGGGATCGATTTCACCCGGCCCGTCCTCGAGCGAGCGCGGGCAGCGACTGCTGACGACGACAACGTCCACGTCCTGCAGGGCGACGCGACGCAACCGCCGCTCGGAGCCGACGCGCTGACTGCGGTCGACGGCGATATCGATGCCGTCCTCGCGACGTTCGTCGTGGGGATGCTCGCGGACCCAGGCAGTGCGGTCGACGACTGGTGTGACCTCGTCGGTCCCGACGGCACCGTCGTGCTCGCCAACGCCGCCCCGAGTCACGAATGGTATGCCCCGCCGGTCAACGCCGTCTTTCGGGCGATCGTCGTCCTCTCGACGCCGCCGACCGCGAAGCTCCGGTACGAAAACGATCCGCACCGACGGCTCGAGCGAAAGATCGACGCCGCACATACCCGGCTTCGCGAGCGGGCGGTCGCCGTCGCGGACGAAACGCACGTCTTTGGCGTCGTCCGACTGACCGGCGGTCGACTCGAGTGA
- a CDS encoding thiamine-phosphate synthase family protein: protein MQFVEEIVVDEFLPTVRSLLAGDLRDRGFTQSEVADVLGISQSAVSKYAHGDVTVNDRIATDDRVQTLVEELGTGLAAEEISPVQALIELEVLIRDLEAGGDLLAQLHEEAVPELADHGASFRVHDPESDLRTSERVLSSLRRGLRILETASGFTALIPAVGANLVACTPDAEDVDDVAGVPGRIFDVKGRATVPADPEFGVSEHVANVLLAARRHGADVTAGINITYDPELIDELAAQGHVAAEFDESDDVASSVGAAIEDEPEATVLYQTGGMGIEPLIYVLGSDAESVADTIRSLV, encoded by the coding sequence ATGCAATTCGTCGAAGAAATCGTCGTAGACGAGTTTCTCCCGACCGTCCGGTCGCTGCTGGCCGGCGATCTGCGCGATCGGGGCTTCACCCAGAGCGAGGTCGCTGACGTCCTCGGGATCAGCCAGAGCGCCGTCTCGAAGTACGCTCATGGCGACGTGACCGTCAACGATCGCATCGCCACCGACGACCGCGTCCAGACCCTCGTCGAGGAACTCGGGACCGGCCTGGCCGCCGAGGAGATCTCTCCGGTACAGGCCCTGATCGAACTCGAGGTCCTGATCCGCGACCTCGAGGCCGGCGGCGACCTGCTTGCCCAGCTTCACGAGGAGGCCGTTCCGGAACTGGCCGACCACGGCGCGAGCTTTCGCGTCCACGATCCCGAAAGCGACCTGCGGACGAGCGAGCGGGTACTTTCGTCGCTCCGGCGCGGGCTGCGCATCCTCGAGACGGCGAGTGGCTTTACTGCGCTCATCCCCGCAGTCGGCGCGAACCTCGTCGCCTGTACGCCCGACGCAGAGGATGTCGACGACGTGGCTGGCGTGCCGGGTCGGATCTTCGACGTGAAAGGGCGGGCCACCGTCCCCGCAGACCCCGAGTTCGGCGTCTCTGAACACGTCGCAAACGTACTGCTGGCCGCGCGTCGCCATGGCGCCGATGTCACAGCAGGCATCAACATCACCTACGATCCGGAACTGATCGACGAACTGGCCGCACAGGGCCACGTCGCCGCCGAGTTCGACGAATCCGACGACGTCGCCTCGAGCGTCGGCGCGGCGATCGAAGACGAACCCGAAGCGACGGTGCTCTACCAGACCGGCGGGATGGGGATCGAGCCGTTGATCTACGTGCTCGGCTCCGACGCGGAGTCAGTCGCGGACACGATCCGATCGCTGGTCTGA